Proteins encoded by one window of Paenibacillus urinalis:
- a CDS encoding GNAT family N-acetyltransferase, whose translation MNIDKLFETEPEFETSKLLLRKITLDDIDAYYELASDPAVAKYTLWDTHQSITDSRAFLGQLIQKYNEKKAYHWGIIDKAQNKLIGRTGFIQWDLAHERTEIGFALSRLYWNQGIITGATRLIIEYGFMQLGFNRIEGRCSYNNAGSARAMEKLGMRWEGILRGQLKMKGEFVDQRMYAILRDDFDRVNISSRL comes from the coding sequence ATGAACATCGATAAGCTATTCGAAACTGAACCGGAGTTTGAAACGAGTAAGCTGTTATTAAGAAAAATAACGCTGGATGATATAGATGCGTACTATGAGCTAGCTTCTGACCCCGCTGTTGCCAAGTATACATTGTGGGACACGCATCAATCTATTACAGATTCCAGAGCATTTTTAGGACAATTAATTCAGAAGTATAACGAGAAGAAAGCATATCACTGGGGCATTATTGATAAAGCCCAAAATAAGCTGATCGGCAGAACAGGATTTATTCAGTGGGATTTGGCTCACGAGAGGACTGAGATTGGATTTGCCCTTTCGCGTCTGTATTGGAATCAAGGTATAATTACGGGAGCCACCCGCCTGATTATCGAGTATGGTTTTATGCAGTTGGGTTTTAATCGCATTGAAGGGAGATGCAGTTATAATAATGCTGGCTCGGCACGGGCAATGGAGAAGCTGGGTATGAGATGGGAAGGGATATTAAGAGGTCAGCTGAAAATGAAGGGAGAGTTCGTGGATCAAAGAATGTATGCCATTTTAAGGGATGATTTTGATAGGGTTAACATTAGTTCTAGATTATAA